Proteins encoded in a region of the Mucispirillum schaedleri ASF457 genome:
- the hslV gene encoding ATP-dependent protease subunit HslV: protein MEHDNNSIQATTVVAIRKGEHVAMAADGQVTFGNMVMKDNARKVRRLAGGKVLCGFAGSAADAFTLMDRFEAKLNSYNFNLERSAVELAKDWRNDRYLRKLEAMMIVADKTGMYVVSGNGDVIDPDDGVTAIGSGGPYALAAGRALASSTELSVREIAEKAINIAGSICIYTNKNIIIEEI, encoded by the coding sequence ATGGAACATGATAATAATTCAATACAGGCAACAACAGTTGTCGCAATAAGAAAAGGAGAACATGTTGCAATGGCTGCAGACGGACAGGTTACTTTTGGCAATATGGTAATGAAAGATAATGCCAGAAAAGTCCGCCGTTTAGCTGGCGGAAAAGTTCTATGCGGATTTGCAGGATCAGCAGCTGATGCCTTTACATTAATGGATAGATTTGAAGCAAAACTAAACAGCTATAACTTTAATCTTGAACGCTCTGCAGTAGAGCTTGCAAAAGACTGGCGTAATGACAGATACCTTCGCAAACTTGAAGCTATGATGATAGTTGCAGATAAAACTGGAATGTATGTTGTTTCAGGAAATGGTGATGTAATAGACCCAGATGACGGAGTTACAGCTATTGGCTCAGGTGGTCCTTATGCACTGGCAGCAGGCAGAGCATTAGCCAGCAGCACAGAGCTTTCAGTTAGAGAAATAGCTGAAAAAGCTATAAATATAGCAGGCAGTATATGTATATATACTAATAAAAACATTATTATAGAAGAAATATAA
- a CDS encoding lysophospholipid acyltransferase family protein: protein MKLSRRIGYAVTYYLGTAILKTWRIKNINKEPYNKSRKEGRRPVLVLWHDSLLPLSFSHYKDPIATIASDSKDGDLIAYILEKWGYKLARGSSTRGGIKAAMKLVKLCKTHNISAAITVDGPKGPRHEVKSGAVFIAKCLDNEIYAVTLKTDSFIRFNSWDKFIFPKPFAKVEVWYSDVFYVSEDKDEEALNEDTKKLQKFMMQRTCEVYSEFI from the coding sequence ATGAAACTAAGTCGCAGAATAGGTTATGCAGTTACATATTATTTAGGCACTGCAATTTTAAAAACATGGAGAATAAAAAATATTAATAAAGAACCTTATAATAAAAGCAGAAAGGAAGGCAGGCGTCCTGTGCTGGTATTATGGCATGATTCTCTGCTTCCTTTATCATTTAGTCATTATAAAGACCCTATTGCTACAATAGCATCAGATTCAAAAGATGGTGATTTAATAGCATATATACTTGAAAAATGGGGATATAAACTTGCAAGGGGCTCATCTACCCGCGGTGGAATAAAAGCAGCTATGAAGCTTGTAAAATTATGCAAAACTCATAATATTTCTGCTGCAATTACTGTTGACGGTCCAAAAGGTCCACGCCATGAAGTTAAAAGTGGTGCAGTATTTATTGCAAAATGTCTTGATAATGAAATATATGCAGTTACACTAAAAACTGACAGCTTTATAAGGTTTAACAGCTGGGATAAATTTATTTTTCCTAAACCATTTGCAAAAGTGGAAGTATGGTATTCCGATGTTTTTTATGTTAGTGAAGATAAAGATGAAGAAGCATTAAATGAAGATACTAAAAAGCTGCAGAAATTTATGATGCAGAGAACTTGTGAAGTATACAGTGAATTTATTTAA
- a CDS encoding 3-deoxy-D-manno-octulosonic acid transferase — protein sequence MRILLFIYNFILIILTPVLSIAGYFILRKKNKHQHYWERFGFIPVNNFKPVKSVWFHCASVGEARSIKKIVDILRQDNPEISIIVSTMTATGRQAALDYIHADTAFLLPIENSRAVSMIISYMSVSVLVIVDTELWPNFIFTASNQVPVFLINGRISDKTYKTYKRFKFIFKGVLKRFSAIMTKSRQDEERFANILGKSSKIITAGNIKFQERKSKNSIETIKELENIKFFLAASTHKGEEEIILSWFTNKMEGFEKLVFVPRHIERAAEIKEIIEKQGYTVSFYSEKDFSKQVIIIDAFGLLESLYISADKIFIGGSLKEIGGHNIYEALQFEKTAAVGRYMFSFKEIFDEAKEFGLVTVINNKEEALQFLSKPEKKHNFIDFFNRIDKINQDTVSIITDTINAVINK from the coding sequence ATGCGGATTTTACTTTTCATATATAATTTTATACTTATTATTTTAACACCAGTGTTAAGTATTGCAGGTTATTTTATACTCCGTAAAAAAAATAAACATCAGCACTACTGGGAAAGGTTTGGTTTTATCCCTGTTAACAATTTTAAGCCTGTTAAGTCAGTATGGTTTCACTGTGCCAGTGTAGGCGAAGCAAGAAGCATAAAAAAGATTGTTGATATTTTAAGGCAGGATAATCCAGAAATAAGTATTATTGTTTCTACAATGACAGCAACAGGCAGGCAGGCAGCATTAGATTATATACATGCAGACACTGCCTTTCTGCTTCCCATAGAAAATTCAAGAGCAGTAAGTATGATTATATCATATATGAGTGTGTCAGTATTGGTTATAGTAGATACTGAATTATGGCCAAATTTCATATTTACTGCATCAAATCAGGTGCCTGTATTTCTTATTAACGGCAGAATATCTGATAAAACATATAAAACATACAAAAGGTTTAAATTTATTTTTAAAGGTGTGCTTAAAAGATTTAGTGCCATTATGACTAAAAGCAGGCAGGATGAAGAAAGGTTTGCAAATATTTTAGGCAAAAGCAGTAAAATTATAACAGCAGGCAATATTAAATTTCAGGAAAGGAAATCAAAAAACAGTATAGAAACTATAAAAGAGCTTGAAAATATAAAATTTTTCTTAGCAGCCTCTACCCATAAGGGAGAAGAAGAAATAATATTATCATGGTTTACAAATAAAATGGAAGGCTTTGAAAAATTAGTTTTTGTGCCACGCCACATAGAAAGAGCTGCAGAAATAAAAGAGATAATTGAAAAACAGGGATACACAGTATCTTTCTATTCTGAAAAAGATTTTTCAAAGCAGGTAATTATTATTGATGCTTTTGGACTTTTAGAAAGTCTTTATATTTCAGCAGATAAAATATTTATAGGTGGCTCTTTAAAAGAGATTGGCGGGCATAATATATATGAAGCACTGCAGTTTGAAAAAACAGCAGCAGTAGGCAGGTATATGTTTTCTTTTAAAGAAATATTTGATGAGGCAAAAGAGTTTGGATTAGTTACTGTTATAAATAATAAGGAAGAAGCATTACAATTTTTGTCTAAACCAGAAAAAAAACATAATTTTATTGATTTTTTCAATAGAATAGATAAGATTAATCAAGATACAGTATCTATAATAACAGATACAATTAATGCAGTAATCAATAAATAA
- a CDS encoding lysophospholipid acyltransferase family protein produces the protein MILYYILKPLVILLNYTPRKFLHCVAKFMAFMLWHISKERRHVAVTNAKILGAEYPYKTARKSFDYTFTAYLDIFYAHRIGDDYIKNHVTIEGRQIYDKIKNEDEKFVFVGGHFGTWSLLATIVPQALDTQVITIGRSTKNAALDKILDELRTFDRVKYVTHRGAMDKLSSYINDGYIPGVYIDHTATEKDCINANFCGYKVPVIAGIPALCARKNYPIVFFFGLYDGMDTKVILKGPIYPDKSLKPKERIIKIAEDINKVYEEVFKQYPEQWYLIHRRFKRVELEDGTMSNHIYKESR, from the coding sequence ATGATACTTTATTATATATTAAAACCATTAGTAATACTTTTAAATTACACACCAAGAAAATTTTTGCATTGTGTGGCAAAATTTATGGCTTTCATGCTCTGGCATATATCAAAAGAAAGGCGTCATGTAGCAGTAACAAATGCAAAAATCTTAGGTGCAGAATACCCATATAAAACAGCAAGAAAATCATTTGATTATACATTTACAGCTTATCTTGATATTTTTTATGCCCACAGGATAGGTGATGATTATATAAAAAATCATGTAACAATAGAGGGCAGGCAGATATATGATAAAATAAAAAATGAAGATGAAAAATTTGTGTTTGTTGGCGGTCATTTTGGCACATGGAGCCTGCTTGCAACTATTGTTCCGCAGGCTTTAGATACTCAGGTAATTACAATAGGCCGTTCCACTAAAAATGCAGCATTAGATAAAATATTAGATGAGCTTAGAACATTTGACAGGGTAAAATATGTTACTCACAGGGGTGCTATGGATAAACTTTCATCATATATTAATGATGGATATATTCCGGGAGTATATATTGACCATACAGCAACTGAAAAAGACTGTATAAATGCAAATTTCTGTGGTTATAAAGTGCCAGTTATTGCAGGTATTCCAGCCCTTTGTGCAAGAAAAAATTATCCTATTGTATTTTTCTTTGGTCTTTATGATGGAATGGATACAAAAGTTATTTTAAAAGGTCCTATATATCCAGATAAAAGTTTAAAGCCTAAGGAAAGAATTATTAAAATTGCTGAAGATATAAATAAAGTATATGAAGAAGTTTTTAAGCAGTATCCTGAGCAGTGGTATTTAATCCACAGGCGTTTTAAAAGGGTGGAATTAGAAGACGGCACAATGAGTAATCATATTTATAAGGAGAGTAGATAA
- the gmhB gene encoding D-glycero-beta-D-manno-heptose 1,7-bisphosphate 7-phosphatase, producing MNELKPVVFLDRDGTINYDAGYINDIDNFIMYPYAAQAVRMLNINGFLVVVITNQSGLARGFFTEDTLSEIHNKMVQDLKKQGAEIDGIYFCPHDPNAKVEKYKSVCSCRKPETGLIDMALKELNIDKSRMYFIGDKHSDIMAGYKSGCKTIMVKTGYGKGDLINKSHKWEVKPDKIADTLLDGVKLILKKQI from the coding sequence ATGAATGAATTGAAACCTGTTGTATTTTTAGACAGAGATGGCACTATAAATTATGATGCAGGCTATATTAATGATATAGATAATTTTATTATGTATCCTTATGCTGCACAGGCAGTTAGAATGTTAAATATAAACGGATTTTTAGTAGTAGTTATTACTAACCAGTCTGGACTTGCAAGGGGGTTTTTCACAGAAGACACATTATCAGAAATACATAATAAAATGGTGCAGGATTTAAAAAAACAAGGTGCAGAGATAGACGGCATATATTTCTGTCCCCATGACCCAAATGCAAAGGTAGAAAAATATAAATCTGTATGTTCATGCAGAAAGCCAGAAACTGGACTTATAGATATGGCATTAAAAGAGCTTAATATAGATAAAAGCAGAATGTATTTTATAGGCGATAAACATTCAGATATTATGGCTGGTTATAAATCAGGCTGTAAAACAATAATGGTAAAAACAGGCTATGGCAAAGGTGATTTAATTAATAAATCACATAAGTGGGAAGTTAAGCCTGACAAAATCGCAGACACTTTGCTTGATGGTGTAAAATTAATATTAAAAAAACAAATATAA
- a CDS encoding rhodanese-like domain-containing protein: MKGKLLFFKLFILAALVIPVSAFAEIKDDDVAKIDELIKTGKYIVIDVRTKEEYNAGHLAGALNFDYYSDDFEDSIESQFKNKNKPYIVYCRSGKRSLASAEILEELGFTNVTNMKGGILAWESAGKPVVK; the protein is encoded by the coding sequence ATGAAAGGTAAATTATTATTTTTTAAACTATTTATACTAGCTGCATTAGTTATTCCTGTATCTGCTTTTGCAGAAATCAAAGATGATGATGTTGCAAAAATAGATGAACTTATTAAAACAGGTAAATATATAGTAATTGATGTCAGGACAAAAGAAGAATATAATGCAGGACATCTTGCAGGTGCACTTAATTTTGATTACTACAGCGATGATTTTGAAGATAGTATTGAATCACAATTTAAAAATAAAAATAAACCATACATTGTTTACTGCCGTTCAGGTAAGAGAAGTCTTGCTTCTGCTGAAATATTAGAAGAACTTGGGTTTACTAATGTTACTAATATGAAAGGTGGTATTCTTGCATGGGAAAGTGCTGGCAAACCAGTAGTGAAGTAG
- a CDS encoding response regulator, producing the protein MGYEKLKEVTVLYVEDEDMMRESVVMLLKRRFKQVFVAANGLEAVNIYKAEHPDVVITDLQMPVMDGMELARQIRALGNTPIVVVSAFNDNSHQVPEANSMLLKPIRKNDLFDTVMDCISV; encoded by the coding sequence ATGGGTTACGAAAAATTAAAAGAAGTAACAGTTCTCTATGTAGAAGATGAAGATATGATGAGAGAATCTGTTGTTATGCTTCTTAAAAGACGCTTTAAGCAGGTCTTTGTAGCTGCAAATGGTCTTGAAGCTGTAAATATATATAAAGCTGAACATCCTGATGTTGTAATTACTGATTTACAGATGCCTGTTATGGATGGTATGGAGCTTGCCCGCCAGATTAGAGCATTGGGAAATACTCCAATTGTGGTTGTTTCTGCATTTAATGATAACAGTCACCAAGTTCCAGAAGCAAACAGTATGCTGTTAAAACCTATTAGAAAAAATGATTTATTTGACACAGTAATGGACTGTATAAGTGTATAG
- the hisB gene encoding imidazoleglycerol-phosphate dehydratase HisB has product MVRQFKGSRNTKETQIDIKLDLDSNEYNINTGIGFFDHMLELFAHHGSFGLELKAAGDIHIDFHHTVEDTGILLGQAFYNATGDKKGIKRYGFFKVPMDEALVECVIDFGGRPYFSYDLEFISQKCGDFDMELIEEFFRAFASNAKINLHIIMHKNGNSHHVSEAAFKSFARALKEALTVENDRLMSTKGIIE; this is encoded by the coding sequence ATGGTAAGACAATTTAAAGGCAGCCGAAATACAAAAGAAACTCAGATAGATATTAAGCTTGATTTAGACAGTAATGAATACAATATAAATACAGGTATTGGTTTTTTTGACCATATGTTAGAGCTTTTTGCTCATCATGGCTCATTTGGGCTTGAATTAAAGGCAGCAGGAGATATTCATATAGATTTTCATCATACAGTTGAAGATACAGGCATACTTTTAGGACAGGCATTTTATAATGCAACAGGTGATAAAAAAGGAATAAAAAGATACGGCTTTTTTAAAGTGCCAATGGATGAAGCATTAGTAGAATGTGTTATAGATTTTGGCGGAAGACCATATTTTTCATACGATTTAGAGTTTATATCCCAAAAATGCGGCGATTTTGATATGGAATTGATAGAAGAATTTTTCAGAGCTTTTGCCAGTAATGCAAAAATTAACCTGCATATTATTATGCATAAAAATGGCAATTCTCACCATGTGTCAGAAGCTGCCTTTAAATCATTTGCAAGAGCTTTAAAAGAAGCATTAACAGTGGAAAACGACAGATTAATGTCTACAAAGGGAATAATAGAATAA
- the hisH gene encoding imidazole glycerol phosphate synthase subunit HisH, giving the protein MITIIDFGGGNLRSVQKSIEYIGFKAEITSDAETVRKASHIIFPGNGAFGDCIAGMKKQGLVSAVDEFIQKGNPFLGICIGMQALFEKSYEFGVHDGLGYIKGVVKRFSDELIMKGMKIPHTGWNSVHFKENHPVFKDIKQDSYFYFVHSFYGECADEKNIQGRTNYGIDFVSAVTYENITGVQFHPEKSQQAGLKLMENFCNL; this is encoded by the coding sequence ATGATTACAATAATAGATTTTGGCGGTGGAAATCTTCGCAGTGTTCAAAAATCCATAGAATATATAGGATTTAAAGCAGAAATAACATCTGATGCAGAGACAGTCAGAAAGGCAAGCCATATTATTTTTCCGGGCAATGGTGCATTTGGCGACTGTATAGCCGGTATGAAAAAGCAGGGGCTTGTATCAGCAGTTGATGAATTTATTCAAAAAGGTAATCCATTTTTAGGAATATGTATAGGTATGCAGGCTCTTTTTGAAAAAAGTTATGAATTTGGTGTTCATGATGGGCTTGGATATATTAAAGGTGTAGTTAAAAGATTTTCTGATGAGCTTATAATGAAAGGTATGAAAATACCACATACTGGCTGGAACAGTGTTCATTTTAAAGAAAATCACCCAGTATTTAAAGATATAAAGCAGGATTCTTATTTTTATTTTGTTCATTCTTTTTATGGAGAATGTGCAGATGAAAAAAATATTCAAGGCAGGACTAATTATGGTATAGATTTTGTTTCTGCCGTTACTTATGAAAATATAACAGGGGTGCAGTTCCACCCAGAAAAAAGCCAGCAGGCAGGGCTTAAACTGATGGAAAATTTTTGTAATTTATAA